TACATGGGTTTAAATAAAGTATATCTTGCTTTATACAATTGTTTATTGTTAATAGTTCATGAAAAGCTGTGGATTCTCCAAAAACTAAATCGGGTTTAAGCGCCTTTAAATACTGTTCAATTTTAGCATTGTAATAGTAGAAATAAGCCGTATTCTTTTTATTAAAATGATTAAACTGTCTATCACTTTTTATAACATCTTCAACCGCTTCGTCTTTAACATTAATAGGTTTATTACTGCTCGGGTAATCTATTATATGGGTTTGAAAATTCCCAACAGGTAAAAATTCTTTATTTTGAATTAACCAATGAATTTCATGACCACTATTGCTTAATTGATTAGCAACGGAAGCCATTAAAAACGTTTTGTACCTATTTTCTATAAATAATAATTTCATTTTATAAACTTTCCATCATTTTAAGGGTCAAGGGCTCACCTCTTTTTACAGCACTCACAAACTTTTTACCTAAAATTTCATTGTAATATTTAGGATGTAATCCATATCCGGGTCTAATTGAGCGTATATTTTCTTCTGAAATTATGTCACCAGACTTAACATCTTGAACTACAAACAGTGATCGTGCAAACTTTCTGTTATTTTTAACTTTTTCCGAAATATCATAGGACACCTTTCCTAGCAATTTTTCGGTATCTCGAACCTTATCAACCAATTCCGTAAATTCATCTACATCTAATGAAAAATCAGCATCAGGACCGCCAATATCTTTATTTAATATAAAATGTTTTTCTATAACGGTTGCCCCTAAAGTGGTGGCCACTACAGGTGCTAAAGAACCATAGGTATGATCGCTAAAGCCGACCTCTACATTAAAACGTGTTTTTAAATCTGGAATTGTATTTAGGTTTGCCAGTTCTAAAGGTGCAGGATAAGAGGATGTACATTTTAATAATATAATGTCATTATTTCCTACCCTACGACAAGCATCAACAGCTAACTTAATATCTGATTCTTCTGCAATACCAGTTGACATAATAATGGGCTTTCCCTTGGAAGCCGCATACTCAATTAAAGGAATGTCTTGAATTTCAAAAGAAGCAATTTTATAAGCAGGCACCTGAAGTTCTTCAAGAAAATCGACTGCTGTTTTATCAAAAGGTGATGAGAAACAAATTAAACCTTCCTCCTTTGCTACTTCAAACAATTTTTTATGCCACTCCCATGGCGTGAATGCTTCACCATATAATTCATATAAAGTTTTGCCGTCCCATAATGTGCCTCCTTCAATTTTAAAATGCGCATTATCACAATCAATTGTTAGCGTATCTGGCGTATATGTTTGAAGCTTGATAGCATCTGCTCCCGTTTTTTTTGCTGCTCTAATTGTTTCAATAGCAACATCTAAATCTCCATTATGATTTGCAGATAATTCTGCAATTATAAAACATGGATTAGTACCACCTATAGCTCTATTTCCTATTTTCATTTCCTAATATATTTCCAATGGTAAAAGTACAATTTTCTGTTCGTATAACATCCAAGCTCACGGCTCCATTTTCTACTTTCACAATGATTGCAGGGTCAATTTGTAAGATTTCACCATTTGTATGAACGTTAGTTGTTTCTAAATTGGTTTCAGAAACTTTATCAATAATTATTTTTTTGTTGTTGAGGTAAGTAAAGGCTCCAGGATACGGTATTGCTTGCGCTCTTACCCAGTTTCTTATAACTTCTGCATTCCAATTCCAATTAATTTCGCCGTCGTCAGGTGTTCGTTTACCAAAGTAAGTAGCCTGATTTTCATTTTGCGCCGTTAACTTTAGTTGATTATTATCCAAATCATACAATACCCTTTTTATTAATGGGTAATAGGCTTCCGCGTACTTTTCAAGCATTATAGCTCCGGTATCATTTGGTTTTATCGGCACTTCTATTTGATGAATTATTTTTCCTGTATCGCAAGACGCATCTATTACATGTGCCGTTATACCAGCGCTTGTTTCGCCATTAATAATAGCCCAAACATGTGGTGTTCTACCTCGGTATTTAGGTAATAGTGAACCATGAATATTAAACGTTAATTTATTGGCATGAGCAATTATATCTTCTTCAATTAAAAATAAATAATTAACCGAAGCAATAATGTCTACATTATAGTTTTTAATGAAATCGTAACCCCTATTATTTCTTGGATTACCTGCAAAATAAGGAATTCTATGACTTTTTGCAAAATCAATAATTCCTATGGAATTAGAATCTGTTAAAACAAATTGAACGGTGTAGTCCTTTGCTATTTTTTTAAGCGTATCCAACCCCAAACCACCACTACAAAGTACTCCAATTGTTAACATAAATCTCTAATTATTTTTAAATGTCTTTTTGCTATATCAGCATCAAATAGTGCTTTTTGTGCATTAATTTGAGAACTAAATTTTTGTTCTATTAATATAGTTTTTATTTTATATTCGAAATCAAAAATGCT
Above is a window of Bizionia sp. M204 DNA encoding:
- the pseI gene encoding pseudaminic acid synthase — protein: MKIGNRAIGGTNPCFIIAELSANHNGDLDVAIETIRAAKKTGADAIKLQTYTPDTLTIDCDNAHFKIEGGTLWDGKTLYELYGEAFTPWEWHKKLFEVAKEEGLICFSSPFDKTAVDFLEELQVPAYKIASFEIQDIPLIEYAASKGKPIIMSTGIAEESDIKLAVDACRRVGNNDIILLKCTSSYPAPLELANLNTIPDLKTRFNVEVGFSDHTYGSLAPVVATTLGATVIEKHFILNKDIGGPDADFSLDVDEFTELVDKVRDTEKLLGKVSYDISEKVKNNRKFARSLFVVQDVKSGDIISEENIRSIRPGYGLHPKYYNEILGKKFVSAVKRGEPLTLKMMESL
- a CDS encoding methionyl-tRNA formyltransferase yields the protein MLTIGVLCSGGLGLDTLKKIAKDYTVQFVLTDSNSIGIIDFAKSHRIPYFAGNPRNNRGYDFIKNYNVDIIASVNYLFLIEEDIIAHANKLTFNIHGSLLPKYRGRTPHVWAIINGETSAGITAHVIDASCDTGKIIHQIEVPIKPNDTGAIMLEKYAEAYYPLIKRVLYDLDNNQLKLTAQNENQATYFGKRTPDDGEINWNWNAEVIRNWVRAQAIPYPGAFTYLNNKKIIIDKVSETNLETTNVHTNGEILQIDPAIIVKVENGAVSLDVIRTENCTFTIGNILGNENRK